In the Flavobacterium sp. 90 genome, AACAAAGAAATCACACTTTTCGGAAAAACTGGCTTCAAAGCTGATAATGAAGGAATCGCAATCTATAAAAAAACAGATTCTACCGGATATATTTTAGTTTCAAATCAACAAGCCAATACTTTTATGGTTTATCCTAGAGAAGGTGCAAAAGGCAATCCGAACAATTATCCTCTATTAGCAGAAATTCCAACTTCGACTATTGAATGTGATGGCGCTGATGCAACGAGCATAAACTTAGGCGGAAATTTCAAAAACGGTCTTCTTGTAGCCATGAGCAACGGAATGACTTTTCATTATTATGCCTGGGATTTGATTCAGAAACGTATTGATGAAGCGAAGAAGTAAGTTTGCAGTCGCAGTCGCAGTTTTCAGTTTCTTAACTGTGACTGAAAACTCAATATTTGTCAGGCTGAGCGGAGTCGAAGCCCCACAACGAAAGGTCACAAACTAAATAACATTTCAATGTATTGAAAACCAAGTCGAAGTTCTTTGCGTGGGCTTCGACTTCGCTCAGCCTGACATAACAACACTTTAACTCGAATTTTCATAAAAAACAAAAAAGCTGTTCATCACTGAACAGCTTTTTCTAAATGTGAATTAGTAACTTTCCTTATTCTGTAATCGGTGCGCCAGCCAAGATTTCGGCATTTGCAAATTCTTCAAATTTGGCAAAATTAGCTTTGAATTTTTGAGCCAATTCTATTGCTTTTTTATCATATAATTCAGGATCTGCCCAAGTATTTCTTGGATCTAAAATTTCACTTGGAACGTTTGGACAACTTTCTGGTTGTGCAATTCCAAATACTTTATGATTCTTAAATTCTACAGTATCCAATTCTCCTTTTAATGCTGCAGTAATCATTGCACGAGTATATTTCAACTTCATACGACTTCCTGTTCCGTAAGGTCCGCCTGTCCAACCTGTGTTGATCAACCAAACTTTTACACCCGCATCTTCCATTTTCTTAGTTAGCATTTCTGCATAACGTGTTGGATGCAATGGCATAAATGGTGCACCAAAACAAGCCGAAAAGTTAGGTTGTGGTTCAGTTACTCCAGCTTCTGTTCCTGCAACTTTTGCTGTATATCCTGAGATGAAATAATAAGCTGCTTGTCCAGGAGTTAGTTTTGAGATTGGAGGCAAAATTCCGAAAGAATCTGCCGTTAAGAAAAATATATTTTTAGGATTATGTCCAATAGATCCCGGCTGAATATTATCAATATGTGTTATTGGGTAACTTACACGCGTATTTTGAGTGATCGAAACATCATCATAATCAACTTCGTTTGTTCCAGATTTGAAAACCACATTTTCTAAAAGAGCTCCTTTTTTAATCGCTCTAAAAATGTCCGGTTCGTTTTCTTCTGTTAAGTTAATCACTTTTGCATAACAACCGCCTTCAAAGTTGAAAACTGTATTTTCTGCAGTCCAACCGTGTTCATCGTCTCCAATTAACTTACGTTCCGGATCTGCCGATAAAGTTGTTTTTCCTGTTCCTGATAATCCAAAGAAAATAGCCGTATCTCCAGCTTCTCCAACATTTGCACTACAATGCATTGGTAAAGTATTTTTGAAAACCGGTAGAATGAAATTTAAAGCAGAGAAAATTCCTTTTTTCATTTCTCCTGTGTAACCAGTTCCGCCAATAAGTGCCACTTTTTTAGTAAAGTCCAAAATTGCAAAATTAGACTGACGTGTTCCATCTACAGCAGGATCTGCCATAAAACTTGGTGCACAAATCACTGTCCATTCCGGCGTAAAGTTTGCCAGTTCAGACTCTTCTGGTCTTAAGAACATATTATAGCAAAACAAGTTTGACCAAGCTGTTTCTGTAACAACGCGAACATTTAATCTATAATTTGCATCTGAACAAACATAAGAATCACGTACAAAAACTTCTTTGTCTGATAAAAACTTAGTTACCTTATTGTATAATTTTTCGAAAGCTTCTGTTGAAAACGGAATATTGACATTTCCCCACCAAACCTTATCTTCAGTTATACTATCTTTTACAATAAAACGATCTTGTGGAGAACGTCCTGTAAATTCACCTGTATTAATTGCCAAAGCTCCAGTAGAGTTCTCAACACCTTGGCCTGATTGCAAAGTAATCGCATGCAATTCATCTGCAGATAATTGGTAGCGAACTTTTGCATTTTCAATTCCTAAATCATTTAGCGAAATCGATTGCGTGAAAACTGTGTGACTGTCCATAAATTTTTAGTTGTGTGTGATATTTATAAAAAGCAAAATTATAGAATTTATTATTAAACCTTTAAAAATATTTCAATTTCACTTTAATTTATATCAATAAAGTAAAAATTGATCTTTAAATTTAATAAAACAAAAAAATAACTGCTTTTAATTTGTTTTCTTATAACCTTATAAATGAATTTGTTACATTTTTTGCTGTTTAAAGTAAAAAACAAAATAAATTCACATAAATAAGATTATATGTTATTTATGAGACAAAATTAAAGATTAATTTTTAGATAGAATTTTTTATTCGGGATTTTATGATTTTCTCCTCAAAATCGTAACAAATAATAACGCCCAAGCAATAATTAATAAGAAACCGCCTAAAGGAGTTGCGAATACGATAATTTTAAAATCAAATGAACTGATACTTTTTGTAGCCAATAAATAGATTGAACCACTAAAAAGAACAACACCGGCAACAACTAAATTATAGATTGTTTTTAAAGTTTTTTCGGCGATGTCTTTTCTGGTAGATAAAAAGAATAAAAAGAGAGCATGATACATTTGGTAACGAACCCCAACTTCAAAAGTATTTAATTCTTCGACAGCTAAATACTTCTTTAATAAATGGGCTCCAAAAGCACCTAAAATAATAGCTAACATTCCGATAAAAGCTCCTGTTAAAACAATTCTTCTTTCCATAGTTTCTATACTTTCTTTTTATAGTTGAACAAAAATACTTCAATAGAATTTAAAAAGCTTTTTACTTTTCAAAAATATTTTATTAAAAGGAAATCCGCCACATTTTGGCATTAAAATAAAAAAGAATGTATTTTTTCTAAATTAAAAGTGTTACATATATAACATTTTAATATATTTGTGTTATAAATTTAAAACATGAGAAGCATTTTAATTATTGGAGCAGGCAGATCTGCATCGTCATTGATACGATATTTGTTATCTAAATCTGAAAGTGAAAATCTACATCTTATTGTAGCCGATCTTTCTTTGGCTCTAGCCGAAAAAAAGACGCAGAAACACCCCAATGCAACTCCAATAGCTTTAGATATTTTTAATGCTCCCGAAAGAAAAGCTGTTATAGAAAAAGCTTCTATAGTAATCTCAATGTTACCGGCGCATTTGCATATCGAAATTGCCAAAGATTGTTTAGAATTTAAAAAACATCTTGTAACTGCATCTTATATAAGTGATGCAATGCAAGCTCTGGATGAAGAAGCCAAGAAAAGCAATTTGATTTTCATGAACGAAATTGGTCTCGATCCGGGAATCGATCATATGAGTGCCATGAAAGTTATTGACGAAATTAGAGCTAAAGGTGGCAAAATGTTGCTTTTTGAATCGTTTTGCGGTGGTTTAGTCGCTCCGGAATCTGATAATAATTTATGGAATTACAAATTTACATGGGCGCCTAGAAATGTTGTTTTGGCCGGACAAGGCGGAGCAGCAAAATTTATTCAGGAAGGAACTTATAAATATATTCCGTACGGCGCTTTATTTCGTAGAACTGAGTTTCTTGAAGTAGAAGATTACGGCAAATTTGAAGCTTATTCTAACCGTGATTCTCTTAAATACAGATCGATTTATGGTTTAGATGATATTCTTACCTTATATAGAGGAACAATTCGAAGAGTTGGTTACTCAAAAGCATGGAATATGTTTGTACAACTGGGCATGACAGATGATAGTTATACCATGGAAGGCTCAGAAAATATGAGTTACCGCGAGTTCGTGAACTCATTCTTACCTTATCATCCAACGGATTCTGTAGAAATTAAAATGAGATTGATTTTAAAAATTGATCAGGACGATATTATGTGGGACAAACTTCTTGAATTGGATTTGTTTAATCCTGATAAAAAAGTGAATCTCCCAAATGCAACTCCGGCACAGATATTAGAAAAAATACTTTCAGACAGCTGGACTCTTGAACCAAATGATAAAGATATGATCGTAATGTATCATAAGTTTGGTTACGAACTTAATGGCGAAAAAAAGCAAATTGACTCAAAAATGGTTTGTATTGGCGACGATCAAACATATACGGCAATGGCAAAAACGGTTGGATTACCGGTTGCAATGGCGACATTATTGATTTTGAATAAAAAAATTACAACTCCTGGCGTACAACTTCCGATTAAAGAAGAAGTGTATCAACCAATTTTGAAGGAGTTAGAAGAATATGGGGTTGTTTTTAACGAACAGATTATGCCCTATTTTGGATATAATCCGGATTTGTTCTAAGATCTGAATTATTTGTTTTTTAGAATTTTTTTTTAGTTTTTTATTTATCCGCTTCTAAGCAAAAGAAGCGGATTTTTTTTGTTACGATGCCGCCTGAACCGATATTGGCAGACTGTACATTACTCTAACAGGTTTTCCTTCTATAGTTCCCGGTATCCATTTTGGGCAACGTTTCAAAATACGAATTGCCTCAGCACCAATTCCATACCCGGCATCTCTTAAGACTTTTATGTCAGACAAACTTCCATCTTTTTCAACTATAAACTGCACATAAGCTTTTCCATTAATTTTGTTCTTTGTTGCTTCAGCTGGCATCTTAAAATTTTGCCCAACAAACTTATAGAACTCTGTCATTCCGCCTGGATAGTCAGGTTTTAATTCGACATCTGTTATTGAAACATAATGTACTTTTTCTGGATCAGTAATTTTGTTCAACACTTCTTGCGCTGAAGTTTTCGTGCTAAAAACAAACAACAATAAGCTGCTAATTACACCAATGCTCAAAACTTTGAACATACTTTTAACCGGAGATTTTTCTTTTGTCATCATTATAAATCGTTTTTTAGTTATTTGATAATTAATTGTACTCGCTAACCCAACATTACTTTTACTGGAAACCATTTCAAGCAGCAAATTTTGATAATCTGAAACTGAATTAAACTGATTATTTACTGCTTCATCTGCCAAGAATTCATGATTTAATTTTATGACTTTTTTGTAAAGATTCATAAGTGGATTAAACCAAAATATAATTTGCAAAATCTCGATAAACAGAATATCCAAAGTATGTTTTTGTTGTAAATGTGCTTGTTCATGCGTTAATAATTCTAGCGGAATTTTATTGTTTTCAAACTCTTCTTCATTAATAAAAATGGTATTCCAGAAAGAATGGGGCAAAATCGTCTCTTTTATCAAAACCACTTTATGATTGTGTATAAGCTGAGTTTTATTGTTTTTCATTTTTTTATAAAAAGAAAATAAATTCAATACAAAACGGAAGATCAGAATAAGTGCAACAACCACATAAACTACACCTAAAACATACATTATGATTTCGCCGTAATTGACTTTGTCTGCAACAACTTTATTGGTTCTAATTACGATTCCGTCCAATTCAATCATACTTATTTTTGTTAAAAAAGGAAGTTCAAATGAGAACAATTGCAACGGAATAATTAAACTAAAAACCAAACTTCCGAGTAAATAAGCACGATTAAAACGAAACATTTTTTCGTTTTCTAGCCATAATTTATATACTACATAAAAAACCAAAAGCAGTATTCCTGATTTTAAAAGATAGTTTATCATTTTTTCTTTTTTTGAATTTCTGAATCGATTATTTTCTTGAGCTCTTCTAATTCCGAAGTTGATAAATTAGTTTCGGTCGTAAAAAAAGAAGCAAATTGTGATGCCGAATTATTAAAAAAGCTACTTATTAATCCGTTTACATGTTTAGAAAAATAAGCTGTTTTTTTAACCAGCGGATAATATTCCCGTGAATTCCCAAATTCATTATACGCTACAAATTTTTTATCGATCATTCGCTTCAAAAGCGTTGCAACTGTTGTTGTTGCAGGTTTTGGTTCCGGATATGCTTCAAGTAAATCTTTCATAAAAGCTTTTTCAAGCTTCCATAAATGCTCCATTAATTGTTCTTCTGAATTTGATAATTGCATTTTCTTTAGGTTTTAAGGTTCTGAGTTACTAAGGTTCTAAGTTTTTTTTACCGCGTATTAAATAGATTCTAAAAATCTTATTTCTAAAATCTTCCATCTAACATCTTGCATCTAACATCTTGCTTCTATAATCTTTCTAAAATCCGTACACTATTTTTTCTTTTTCTGCTGACTTATTCTTTCCAATTCCGGAAGTTCTTTCTTATAAGCTTCTACATCCCAAGTTATGCCCATTTTTTTCACATAATCTGCGATTGGTCCCAGACCAACTTCAGCTCTTCTTTTATCTACATTATCAGGATCATCAAGTGGCAGAACAAACGCTTTTTGACCCGGAATCATAGAAATTTGACTTCCGTAAATTTGCTTATGTCTTTCTCTTAAAGATACTCTATCTTCCAGATATGCTAAATTACCAGGATTTGCATTGCCTTTTTTAACCGCTTCTCTCATCATTGGCAAATACTTTTGCTGGTATTTTAAGTCAGAGTGCTGTATTACTAAGAATAAAGTCTGATTTGCCTGCGATCCTACGACATCTTTTCCAAGCCAACCTCTTTCATCGAGTATTTTTGAGACTTTAATTAGATTTATACTATCCTTGTACGTCATTATTTTTCCAATACTATCGATCTCTTTGCTTCCGGAACCTTTCTCTTTATAAACTTTCATAAAATCTCCGCGAATACCCTGATCATCCGCATAAATTGCTAAAAGTTCTTTTTGCAAAGGTTTATCATAATTCACCTCTAAAATTTCTAATTTCTTTTGAAATCTAGTAATTAATTCTTGCCACTCTTTTTTACTGTGTAAAGATTCCAAATCTTTATCTATTTGCAAATGCGCTATACCCTCATAACCATTATCAATTGCTAAATTTAACCAACCAAATGCTTTTTTATTCTCATTTAATAAAGCTGCAGAACACGCCCCATTATACAAATCTCCCGAGGTTTTATGCTCTATTTTAAAAGCTTTTTCATAATAACCAACAGATGTTTTATAATCTTTTGCTTCGTAACAAGAATCACCTTTTTGAACAAATTTCTGATACGTTTGTGCTTGCATTAAACCAAGATTCATTACAATAAAGAAAGCAATTAGTTTTTTCATAAATTTAATATTATTTGGATTATTGTATTTTTTGTGCCGAAATTAATTCCCCGCTATTGTATTTTTTAATTTCGACGATTTTCCCTTTGTTCGAATAGAATTTCCAATCTCCAAAATAAAACCAATGCGTTTCTATTGCATTAGATTCTAATTTTGTTTTTCCTTTTCTTAAATCAACTCTACATTTATAGATGTTGCTCTACAAATGTAGAGATTAATTTTTAATAACCAAGAGAATTTTAAAAAAAGTTTTTTTGAGGTTCAAAGGAACAAAACCTCAAAGGGACAGAGGCTTAGCAAAATGACAAAGTTTTTTTTAATAGTCCCCGGCTTTAGCTGGGGTTTAGAATAAATGCGAAGGAAATGGCTTTAGCCGATTTTTTGAGGTTCAAAGGCGCAGAGATGCAAAGCGACAAAGATTTTTGAATAGGCTCCGGCTTTAGCTGGAGCCTATTCAATTCCGAGATTAAAAACCTTTGAACCTCTGAACCTTTGAGCCTAAAAGAAAAAAACCTTTGCACCTTTAAGCGTTAGGGATAGAGGCGGTATCTCCCGATTTAGAAAAACAAGGAATTTTTTCCGTAATTTTTGTTAATTAGGAATATAACCGAAAGCCCGACCGCGACGGCGGAAACGCCCATAAAAAAATCCGCTTACTCTAAAAGAATAAACGGATTGTATTTTTATACCTAACAGGTTTTGAAAACCTGCTAGGATAATAGAATTTACTTAGAAAGCTCTACAAAATATTTGTAAAACAACGGAATAGTTTCGATTCCTTTTAAGAAATTGAAGATTCCGAAGTGCTCGTTTGGCGAGTGAATTGCATCGCTGTCTAAACCAAAGCCCATAAGGATTGTTTTGCTTTTTAATTCTTTTTCGAATAAAGCTACAATTGGAATACTTCCGCCTGAACGAACAGGAATTGCCGGAACTCCAAAAGTCTCTGTGTAAGCTTTGTTTGCTGCCTGATATCCAACGCTATCAATTGGCGTAACATAACCTTGTCCACCGTGATGTGGCGTTACTTTTACAGTAACTCCAGACGGCGCAATGCTTGTGAAATGTTTGGTAAAAAGCTCTGTGATTTCATGCCAATCCTGATTTGGAACCAAACGCATTGAAATTTTAGCAAAAGCTTTACTCGCAATAACCGTTTTTGCTCCTTCTCCTTGATATCCGCCCCAAATTCCGTTTACGTCTAATGTTGGACGAATCGAGTTGCGCTCGTTGGTTACATATCCTTTTTCGCCATAAACATCATTTAGATCTAAAGCTTTTTTATATTTTTCTAAGCTGAAAGGTGCTTTTGCCATTTCGGCTCTTTCTTCAAGAGATAATTCCTGTACGTTATCATAGAAACCTGGAATCGTAATATGATTGTCTTCGTCATGCAAAGAAGCGATCATTTTTGCCAAAACATTTATTGGGTTCGCCACTGCTCCACCGTATAATCCTGAATGTAAATCACGATTTGGACCTGTAACTTCTACCTCTACATAACTTAAACCGCGTAAACCTGTCGTGATCGACGGTTGTTGATTAGAGATCATTCCTGTATCTGAAATTAAGATTACGTCGTTTTTCAGCTTCTCTTGATTGCGTTCTACGAACCAAGCCAAACTTGCTGAACCTACTTCTTCTTCGCCTTCGATCATGAATTTTACGTTACAAGGCAAAGTATTGGTTTGCACCATAAGCTCAAGCGCTTTTACGTGCATGTACATTTGACCTTTGTCATCGCAGGCTCCACGGGCAAAAATTGCTCCTTCTGGATGAATTTCTGTTTTTTTGATTACGGGTTCGAATGGTGGCGATGTCCATAATTCGATAGGATCTGGTGGTTGAACATCATAATGTCCGTAAACTAGAACTGTAGGTAAATTTGGGTCGATTATTTTCTCTCCATAAATGATTGGATAGCCCGGAGTATCGCAAATTTCGACAAAATCGCAGCCTGCTTTTGTTAAACTTTCCTTAACAGCTTCGGCTGTATCGATAACATCTTGTGAGTATGCAGTGTCAGCACTTACCGACGGAATTTTTAATAATTCGATTAATTCATTGATAAACCGATCTTTATGTTGTTGAACGTAAGACTTAATATTTTCCATTTAAATTATTTTTATAGAAGTTCAAAAATACAAAAAAGAGAATTAATATTTTTTTTCAAAAAATGTTTTGAAATCTAGAAGTTATGTTTATCTTTGCACCCACAATTGAGCGGATATGGTGAAATTGGTAGACATGCCAGACTTAGGATCTGGTGCCGCAAGGCGTGTAGGTTCGAGTCCTATTATCCGCACTGAAAAAGCTTCTGAGAAATCAGAAGCTTTTTTGTTTTTCCATACTTCTGAGTTTTATTTCACGTCTTTTTGGAAACAAAAACAACTTAATTAGGTGAAAATCAAATAAATACACTTAAAATAATTACTATTTTTAAGATTTCTTCCTTAACTTTGATAAGCTCAAAACACTACAACATCTTCACCTATTTAACTACATGGAGACCGATTTCCAAAATTTTGTTTCGGTTATAAAAGTTAGTGGTTATTACTTTAATGATGCTGCTTATTCAAATTAGATCTTTCATTTAAAAACAAACCAAATGGAACCAAAACTTCAAGAAATTCGTGAACAGCAAAAAGCAGCTTGGAATAAATTTTCTCCAGGTTGGAAAAAATGGGATTTTGAGATTCTAGACTTTATGCGACCTTTTGCAGATGAAATTATTGCCCTCATAAATCCGAAAGGTTCAGAGGTAATTCTGGATGTTGCTGCAGGAACCGGTGAACCTGGATTGAGTATTGCGTCTATGCTTTCGGGCGGAAAAGTAATTATTACAGACCTTGCATACGATATGCTTACGATTGCGCGCGAAAATGCTATCAAAAAAGAAATT is a window encoding:
- a CDS encoding M56 family metallopeptidase yields the protein MINYLLKSGILLLVFYVVYKLWLENEKMFRFNRAYLLGSLVFSLIIPLQLFSFELPFLTKISMIELDGIVIRTNKVVADKVNYGEIIMYVLGVVYVVVALILIFRFVLNLFSFYKKMKNNKTQLIHNHKVVLIKETILPHSFWNTIFINEEEFENNKIPLELLTHEQAHLQQKHTLDILFIEILQIIFWFNPLMNLYKKVIKLNHEFLADEAVNNQFNSVSDYQNLLLEMVSSKSNVGLASTINYQITKKRFIMMTKEKSPVKSMFKVLSIGVISSLLLFVFSTKTSAQEVLNKITDPEKVHYVSITDVELKPDYPGGMTEFYKFVGQNFKMPAEATKNKINGKAYVQFIVEKDGSLSDIKVLRDAGYGIGAEAIRILKRCPKWIPGTIEGKPVRVMYSLPISVQAAS
- a CDS encoding DUF423 domain-containing protein, producing MERRIVLTGAFIGMLAIILGAFGAHLLKKYLAVEELNTFEVGVRYQMYHALFLFFLSTRKDIAEKTLKTIYNLVVAGVVLFSGSIYLLATKSISSFDFKIIVFATPLGGFLLIIAWALLFVTILRRKS
- a CDS encoding saccharopine dehydrogenase C-terminal domain-containing protein encodes the protein MRSILIIGAGRSASSLIRYLLSKSESENLHLIVADLSLALAEKKTQKHPNATPIALDIFNAPERKAVIEKASIVISMLPAHLHIEIAKDCLEFKKHLVTASYISDAMQALDEEAKKSNLIFMNEIGLDPGIDHMSAMKVIDEIRAKGGKMLLFESFCGGLVAPESDNNLWNYKFTWAPRNVVLAGQGGAAKFIQEGTYKYIPYGALFRRTEFLEVEDYGKFEAYSNRDSLKYRSIYGLDDILTLYRGTIRRVGYSKAWNMFVQLGMTDDSYTMEGSENMSYREFVNSFLPYHPTDSVEIKMRLILKIDQDDIMWDKLLELDLFNPDKKVNLPNATPAQILEKILSDSWTLEPNDKDMIVMYHKFGYELNGEKKQIDSKMVCIGDDQTYTAMAKTVGLPVAMATLLILNKKITTPGVQLPIKEEVYQPILKELEEYGVVFNEQIMPYFGYNPDLF
- a CDS encoding BlaI/MecI/CopY family transcriptional regulator; this translates as MQLSNSEEQLMEHLWKLEKAFMKDLLEAYPEPKPATTTVATLLKRMIDKKFVAYNEFGNSREYYPLVKKTAYFSKHVNGLISSFFNNSASQFASFFTTETNLSTSELEELKKIIDSEIQKKKK
- the pckA gene encoding phosphoenolpyruvate carboxykinase (ATP), encoding MDSHTVFTQSISLNDLGIENAKVRYQLSADELHAITLQSGQGVENSTGALAINTGEFTGRSPQDRFIVKDSITEDKVWWGNVNIPFSTEAFEKLYNKVTKFLSDKEVFVRDSYVCSDANYRLNVRVVTETAWSNLFCYNMFLRPEESELANFTPEWTVICAPSFMADPAVDGTRQSNFAILDFTKKVALIGGTGYTGEMKKGIFSALNFILPVFKNTLPMHCSANVGEAGDTAIFFGLSGTGKTTLSADPERKLIGDDEHGWTAENTVFNFEGGCYAKVINLTEENEPDIFRAIKKGALLENVVFKSGTNEVDYDDVSITQNTRVSYPITHIDNIQPGSIGHNPKNIFFLTADSFGILPPISKLTPGQAAYYFISGYTAKVAGTEAGVTEPQPNFSACFGAPFMPLHPTRYAEMLTKKMEDAGVKVWLINTGWTGGPYGTGSRMKLKYTRAMITAALKGELDTVEFKNHKVFGIAQPESCPNVPSEILDPRNTWADPELYDKKAIELAQKFKANFAKFEEFANAEILAGAPITE
- a CDS encoding DUF6624 domain-containing protein — its product is MKKLIAFFIVMNLGLMQAQTYQKFVQKGDSCYEAKDYKTSVGYYEKAFKIEHKTSGDLYNGACSAALLNENKKAFGWLNLAIDNGYEGIAHLQIDKDLESLHSKKEWQELITRFQKKLEILEVNYDKPLQKELLAIYADDQGIRGDFMKVYKEKGSGSKEIDSIGKIMTYKDSINLIKVSKILDERGWLGKDVVGSQANQTLFLVIQHSDLKYQQKYLPMMREAVKKGNANPGNLAYLEDRVSLRERHKQIYGSQISMIPGQKAFVLPLDDPDNVDKRRAEVGLGPIADYVKKMGITWDVEAYKKELPELERISQQKKKK
- a CDS encoding dipeptidase, which translates into the protein MENIKSYVQQHKDRFINELIELLKIPSVSADTAYSQDVIDTAEAVKESLTKAGCDFVEICDTPGYPIIYGEKIIDPNLPTVLVYGHYDVQPPDPIELWTSPPFEPVIKKTEIHPEGAIFARGACDDKGQMYMHVKALELMVQTNTLPCNVKFMIEGEEEVGSASLAWFVERNQEKLKNDVILISDTGMISNQQPSITTGLRGLSYVEVEVTGPNRDLHSGLYGGAVANPINVLAKMIASLHDEDNHITIPGFYDNVQELSLEERAEMAKAPFSLEKYKKALDLNDVYGEKGYVTNERNSIRPTLDVNGIWGGYQGEGAKTVIASKAFAKISMRLVPNQDWHEITELFTKHFTSIAPSGVTVKVTPHHGGQGYVTPIDSVGYQAANKAYTETFGVPAIPVRSGGSIPIVALFEKELKSKTILMGFGLDSDAIHSPNEHFGIFNFLKGIETIPLFYKYFVELSK